The proteins below come from a single Edaphobacter acidisoli genomic window:
- a CDS encoding TonB-dependent receptor: protein MQVHQQNKRAARNLLRDFRLRSVAHLAFSISWPLFGVAIAALVFAVSLSAQTGQGAINGSVRDSSGAVIVGAEVDIVSQATGVRQTTVTNHSGLFQVQSLNPGAYTVVVQKNGFERTTTKSVTVSGVGSTPLDIVLSPGAVTATVTVNADADLLTKIESNVTTTVDHAIVESLPYPERSSLEASLLVPGVVGDPLQPGGISTENPGAYTSYVTPGAGIVVGGAPPGTSSIVVDGSDVTQPSLARTGVNLSGRLVQETTVITTGLSAKYGRTGGGVIVQSSMAGTSNFHGAITYSHTDPYFNAFPDGGTIRSALHENYYGFYVGGPIWIPKIYPHKDKTFFYVGVEPARLQNTFGFRGIFPTPDELAGHLHDSLTILNQSILKSSGYAAALAAPRVSCPATGPCAGSIYYQSPVDANGFPDGPSSPSQIRAIANDDVSAQLAQNKFAQFVLSQFPTPTNPGPYIKFDNAQATPQNDGTNATYKRGVLNTDNRYSIRIDQQFNNNNQMFVRYTVVPVSAARFFAVAASNPLTIVPTDSANTHDVALGYTHVFSSNIVNGFHYSFMRVNQQRLAPPSTRSKDYAAAYGLTPASFGYGFPSLGNLNANGVGYTMQMGLSNAAIQVDQNFIAGDDITWTHGQHLFQFGGETRWLQSNQYDLGGATGGRYSFSAGQTNNGSAGGAPLATFILGTISAFTNTPVEVPGYYRWRFYAGYFQDDWKILPNLTINAGMRYELETPRMEKFNNQAYVRQGVPGNLNGLVTSTAFCFSGACGNPKTLWPINYKGFEPRIGFSYAPTSKTTVRAAYTLQRLPLTGYENIPDPDFNVASQAVGNQNGGVTPNSTVNYITNPIGPLTSAYTALNGNRGPILYSTGLAPVYVNQTNKVPYTQSWNLTLQYQPAARTILQATYNGAKGTNLVGAFGGGGFASALNVPSLGTISNAIQTHQNLGASAPNPWGITQNGALLSETNLQLLNPYQNFFNQSLNEMYPRGGTMEYNGMYLSVNQRFGRGLSVLANYSWSKTLDNGPDTNTGANGGGFGYVLPQNPSNPNGEWAVASFDQASRLKIGYTYDLPIGSQDGLNFHSHLLNNLLGNISTAGIATYADGLPNAIILGTVGNFVSVTPKGTNGCNPSGTNQFCVANALPTGYTLRPNIVPGVPLLNKNWKKNALNSGFTPFLNPAAFGCTVNSQGIATSCPAPGAPGAPALGNAPRTLSGARSPREALFDMRFTKGFKLGERYNLNINSTFMNVFNHPVYYGVNHNLLSSTTASTANGSLTNVAAGSFGEFNQGQTAGMSRVILVGGEFTF, encoded by the coding sequence ATGCAAGTCCATCAACAAAACAAGAGAGCAGCGCGAAATCTCCTGCGGGACTTTCGTCTCCGCTCCGTCGCACACCTGGCGTTCTCCATTTCCTGGCCACTCTTCGGCGTTGCCATAGCCGCCCTTGTCTTCGCCGTCAGCCTCTCCGCGCAGACAGGCCAGGGGGCCATCAACGGTTCGGTGCGCGACAGTTCGGGAGCCGTTATCGTTGGTGCCGAAGTGGATATCGTCAGCCAGGCCACCGGCGTCCGTCAAACCACGGTCACCAACCATAGCGGCCTCTTCCAGGTGCAGTCGCTCAATCCTGGGGCCTACACGGTTGTTGTTCAGAAAAACGGCTTCGAGCGCACGACAACGAAATCGGTCACCGTCTCCGGCGTAGGCTCTACCCCGCTGGACATCGTGCTGTCCCCCGGCGCCGTCACCGCGACCGTTACTGTCAACGCCGATGCGGACCTGCTCACAAAGATTGAGTCCAACGTCACTACCACGGTCGATCATGCCATCGTCGAGAGCCTCCCCTACCCTGAGCGCAGCTCGCTCGAGGCTTCACTGCTCGTGCCCGGCGTCGTCGGAGACCCGCTACAACCCGGTGGCATCTCGACTGAAAATCCCGGCGCCTATACCAGCTATGTCACCCCTGGAGCGGGCATCGTGGTCGGCGGCGCGCCTCCGGGCACAAGCTCCATCGTTGTTGATGGCTCCGACGTCACCCAGCCCAGCCTCGCACGCACCGGCGTCAATCTCTCCGGACGCCTGGTGCAGGAGACCACCGTCATCACCACCGGCCTCTCGGCCAAATACGGCCGCACCGGCGGTGGCGTTATCGTTCAAAGCAGCATGGCAGGAACGAGCAATTTTCACGGCGCGATCACCTACAGCCACACCGACCCCTACTTCAACGCCTTTCCCGACGGTGGCACGATCCGCAGCGCGCTCCATGAAAACTACTACGGTTTCTATGTTGGCGGCCCAATCTGGATCCCCAAGATTTATCCCCACAAAGACAAAACCTTCTTCTACGTCGGTGTAGAGCCGGCCCGCCTGCAGAACACCTTCGGCTTCCGTGGTATCTTTCCAACGCCCGATGAACTTGCCGGCCATCTCCACGACTCTCTCACGATTCTCAACCAGAGCATTCTGAAGAGCTCCGGCTATGCGGCGGCGCTCGCAGCTCCACGAGTCAGCTGCCCTGCCACAGGCCCTTGCGCCGGTTCCATTTATTACCAGTCCCCGGTCGACGCCAACGGTTTCCCTGACGGTCCGTCCAGTCCATCGCAGATCCGTGCCATCGCCAATGACGATGTCTCTGCGCAGCTCGCGCAAAATAAATTCGCGCAGTTCGTGCTATCGCAGTTCCCGACGCCGACGAATCCTGGCCCGTACATCAAGTTCGATAATGCTCAGGCTACGCCCCAGAACGACGGCACCAATGCAACCTACAAGCGCGGCGTTCTCAACACCGACAACCGTTACTCCATCCGTATCGATCAGCAGTTCAACAATAACAATCAGATGTTTGTTCGCTACACCGTCGTCCCGGTCAGTGCGGCGCGATTCTTCGCTGTCGCAGCCTCCAATCCGCTGACCATTGTCCCCACCGACTCGGCTAACACACATGACGTAGCACTCGGCTACACGCACGTCTTCTCCAGCAACATCGTCAACGGCTTCCACTACTCATTCATGCGCGTCAACCAGCAGCGCCTCGCCCCACCCAGCACACGCTCCAAGGATTACGCTGCGGCATACGGCCTCACACCAGCCTCCTTCGGCTACGGCTTCCCAAGCCTCGGTAACCTGAACGCTAATGGGGTGGGGTACACCATGCAGATGGGCCTCTCTAACGCGGCCATCCAGGTTGACCAGAACTTCATCGCCGGTGACGACATCACCTGGACCCACGGCCAACACCTTTTCCAGTTCGGTGGCGAGACTCGCTGGCTTCAGTCCAACCAGTACGATCTTGGTGGGGCCACCGGCGGCCGCTACAGCTTTTCCGCAGGGCAGACCAATAACGGCTCTGCCGGCGGAGCTCCGCTCGCCACGTTCATCCTCGGTACGATCTCTGCATTCACCAATACTCCTGTTGAGGTGCCCGGCTACTATCGCTGGCGCTTCTACGCCGGCTACTTCCAGGATGACTGGAAGATTCTGCCTAACCTCACCATCAACGCTGGCATGCGCTACGAGCTTGAAACCCCGCGCATGGAGAAGTTCAACAATCAGGCATATGTTAGACAGGGCGTTCCCGGCAACCTCAACGGCCTCGTTACCTCCACCGCCTTCTGCTTCTCTGGAGCCTGCGGCAATCCGAAGACTCTATGGCCCATCAACTACAAAGGCTTCGAGCCTCGCATCGGTTTCTCCTATGCACCCACGTCGAAGACCACCGTGCGCGCGGCATACACGCTCCAGCGTCTTCCGCTCACCGGCTACGAGAACATCCCTGACCCCGACTTCAACGTCGCCTCGCAGGCGGTCGGTAACCAGAATGGCGGCGTCACCCCTAACTCCACCGTCAACTACATCACCAACCCCATCGGCCCGCTGACCTCGGCCTACACCGCGCTCAATGGCAACCGCGGACCCATCCTCTACTCCACCGGTCTCGCTCCGGTCTATGTGAACCAGACCAACAAGGTTCCTTACACGCAGTCCTGGAACCTTACACTCCAATATCAGCCCGCTGCGCGCACCATTCTGCAGGCCACCTATAACGGCGCCAAGGGAACCAATTTGGTCGGGGCGTTTGGCGGTGGAGGTTTTGCCAGCGCGCTCAACGTCCCCTCGCTCGGCACCATCTCAAACGCCATCCAGACGCATCAGAACCTGGGCGCTTCTGCTCCCAATCCATGGGGCATAACCCAGAACGGGGCACTCCTCTCTGAGACCAACCTGCAACTGCTCAACCCCTATCAGAATTTCTTCAACCAATCGCTCAATGAGATGTATCCGCGCGGCGGAACCATGGAATACAACGGTATGTACCTGAGTGTGAACCAGCGCTTTGGCCGTGGACTCTCAGTGCTTGCCAACTACTCCTGGTCGAAGACGCTCGACAACGGCCCTGACACCAACACCGGCGCGAACGGCGGCGGCTTCGGTTATGTTCTTCCGCAGAATCCGTCCAATCCCAACGGCGAATGGGCGGTGGCCAGCTTCGATCAGGCCAGCCGTCTCAAGATCGGCTACACCTACGATCTCCCCATCGGTTCGCAAGACGGTCTCAACTTCCACAGCCACCTCCTCAATAACCTCCTGGGGAACATCTCCACAGCAGGCATCGCCACCTATGCCGATGGCCTTCCCAACGCAATCATTCTCGGCACTGTGGGCAACTTCGTATCCGTTACACCCAAAGGAACCAACGGCTGCAATCCAAGCGGAACCAACCAGTTCTGCGTAGCAAACGCTTTGCCGACCGGTTATACGCTGCGTCCCAACATCGTTCCGGGCGTTCCTCTGCTCAACAAGAACTGGAAGAAGAACGCGCTCAACTCTGGATTTACTCCCTTCCTCAATCCCGCCGCCTTTGGCTGCACGGTCAACTCCCAAGGTATCGCGACGAGTTGCCCGGCGCCCGGTGCTCCGGGAGCCCCCGCACTTGGCAACGCTCCCCGCACCCTCTCCGGAGCACGTTCGCCGCGCGAGGCGCTATTCGACATGCGCTTTACCAAGGGCTTCAAGCTCGGTGAGCGTTACAACCTCAACATCAACAGCACGTTCATGAACGTCTTCAACCACCCCGTCTACTACGGTGTGAACCACAACCTGCTGAGCTCGACCACGGCATCGACCGCAAATGGTTCTCTGACAAACGTTGCTGCAGGAAGCTTCGGCGAGTTCAACCAGGGACAGACCGCCGGTATGTCCCGTGTCATCCTCGTCGGTGGCGAGTTCACCTTCTAA
- a CDS encoding ThuA domain-containing protein has product MRAQSSAFHVLAFYSTNVEQDHVDFAKQAIPFFQALSQRKHFSFETTTDWNKLNPETLKNYQVIIWLDDIPSTAAQKVAFQNYMDHGGGWLGFHIAGFLDRREDWPWFADFLGTVFYGNSWPPLPATLDVDDPSSPITKDLARQFVSPANEWYSWNPSPRKNPNIRVLITLDPGNYPLGFKDTLTGGDIPVAWTNIRYRMIYTNMGHGSKIFDNPQQNAFFARALLWLGKKSR; this is encoded by the coding sequence ATGCGCGCGCAATCGAGTGCCTTTCACGTTCTTGCTTTTTATTCCACGAACGTAGAGCAAGACCACGTCGACTTCGCTAAACAAGCTATTCCCTTCTTTCAGGCGCTGTCACAACGGAAACACTTCTCCTTCGAGACCACTACGGACTGGAACAAGCTGAATCCTGAAACGCTGAAGAACTACCAGGTGATTATCTGGCTCGACGACATCCCGTCCACTGCAGCTCAAAAAGTGGCTTTTCAAAATTATATGGATCATGGTGGTGGCTGGCTGGGCTTTCACATCGCTGGCTTTCTCGACCGGCGCGAAGACTGGCCCTGGTTCGCAGACTTTCTTGGAACAGTTTTCTACGGAAACAGTTGGCCTCCGCTGCCCGCAACTCTGGACGTAGACGACCCCTCATCACCCATCACGAAAGATCTGGCGCGACAGTTCGTTTCTCCTGCGAATGAGTGGTACAGCTGGAACCCAAGCCCCCGCAAAAATCCCAATATCCGCGTACTGATAACGCTAGATCCCGGGAATTATCCTCTTGGCTTTAAGGACACGCTTACCGGCGGAGATATTCCCGTCGCATGGACAAATATTCGGTACCGCATGATCTACACGAATATGGGGCATGGCAGCAAGATCTTCGATAACCCACAACAGAACGCCTTCTTCGCGCGCGCTTTGCTGTGGCTCGGCAAAAAATCCCGATAG
- a CDS encoding substrate-binding domain-containing protein, with protein MKSPLKSPRNNTAAKRGYMVQSVVRAVTILNAFQSTSEVLDLRVVASRAGLHKATTFRLLETLVETHLLERAGKHGYRCCVQPARAKRYRIGYGSQTSLLPFTATVSDGLVVAANAANIDLLVLNNGLSPRFALQNADTFVSEKVDLVIDSQINIGVAAQIAVKFSEARIPFIALDIPHPGATYFGADNYKAGRMAGRHLARWAAKAWKNGPEQIILLGVDAAGPLLNARLTGVLDGINEVSAFSHRIPTHHYDTKGGQFEATLDIVRRHIRRRKPERALIGAVNDSAALAALQAFREAGIERSCAIAGQDGSLAAREEMRRTSSRLICSVAYFPETYGERIIRLALDILKHRPVAPAVFVQHEVLTPQNVDKIYPNDAWMKSAPETIEPQRKLQ; from the coding sequence ATGAAGTCACCCTTGAAGTCCCCACGCAACAACACAGCCGCGAAGCGCGGATACATGGTTCAGTCTGTTGTACGCGCGGTCACCATCCTTAACGCATTCCAGTCCACCTCCGAGGTCCTCGACTTGCGCGTTGTCGCCTCGCGTGCCGGACTTCACAAGGCGACGACCTTCCGCCTGCTTGAAACCCTGGTGGAGACGCACCTGCTCGAGAGGGCAGGGAAGCATGGCTATCGCTGTTGCGTCCAGCCCGCACGCGCCAAGCGTTACCGCATCGGCTATGGCTCACAGACCAGCCTGCTGCCATTCACAGCCACCGTTAGCGATGGCCTTGTCGTCGCAGCCAACGCCGCCAACATTGACCTGCTGGTCCTCAACAACGGCCTCAGTCCGCGCTTTGCGCTACAGAACGCCGACACCTTCGTCTCGGAAAAGGTCGATCTCGTCATCGACTCGCAGATAAATATTGGCGTTGCAGCGCAGATAGCCGTCAAGTTCTCCGAGGCACGGATTCCTTTCATTGCGCTCGATATCCCACATCCAGGCGCCACTTACTTCGGCGCAGATAACTACAAGGCGGGTCGCATGGCAGGACGTCACCTTGCACGATGGGCTGCAAAGGCCTGGAAGAACGGCCCAGAGCAGATCATCCTCCTTGGGGTCGACGCGGCCGGCCCTTTGCTCAATGCCCGGCTCACCGGAGTTCTCGATGGTATCAACGAGGTCAGCGCGTTTAGTCATCGGATCCCCACGCATCATTATGATACGAAAGGCGGCCAGTTCGAAGCCACGCTCGATATCGTCCGGCGCCACATTCGCCGTAGGAAGCCCGAGCGCGCTCTTATCGGAGCTGTAAACGACTCCGCCGCGCTCGCCGCGTTGCAGGCCTTTCGCGAAGCCGGAATCGAACGTTCCTGCGCTATCGCGGGGCAGGACGGCAGCCTCGCCGCCCGCGAAGAGATGCGAAGGACCTCCAGTCGCCTCATTTGTTCTGTTGCCTACTTCCCAGAGACCTATGGCGAACGAATCATCCGTCTGGCTCTCGACATACTCAAGCACAGACCCGTAGCGCCTGCAGTCTTTGTGCAGCACGAGGTGCTCACGCCGCAGAACGTCGACAAGATTTACCCCAATGATGCATGGATGAAATCCGCCCCTGAGACGATCGAGCCGCAGCGAAAGCTTCAATAA
- a CDS encoding carboxypeptidase-like regulatory domain-containing protein gives MLGSVVWAHAQSSATGEIRGTITDATGAVIPKATVSVANVNTGVSKVFTTNNSGLFDTVSTPNGQYTVTVSAPGFQTLVLGPITLDVGVITLNGHLKVGSQTQQVEVRADDVELLQTESGEQSTTLDEKTMQQLPQVGQDWANFTILLAGSAGAASANGVTNPGAAVSLNGSMPFSGNFLSDGGSVTNPHSADVETDTFDTVAEVDIQDSNFSAQYGIGGVVFNQITKGGTNKFHGSGYEHFQNDALNARSYFNAPGQPLPPLRFHQFGGSIGGPIWRNKLFFFFNYDKTIDNSSYSGFVSMPTDQMKGINTSNGQFDLTQLMPLEANGNPIPLTDSNGNTITNPCTGNTVYQGEIFDPTTQTSVNGQMCRFPYATDNVIPANKIDPVASKMMKYFPRPNQDTSLGINGDYYYVVRTPYPSTRIYGRIDYDFNSKNRLTSSIAVRDANSPVYSEWTCPIACYSDDTSDYSSQTSDVWSISSTFVNEFRFSFNRQGSFLTPYSLGLGIPASLALQYAKADVFPNISITGNICCDSPYAGTNTIYAQNVFQPSDVVTLIRGKHVLHFGGELIMLQDNSTAWGNVDAGDFGFSGQYTQASLDATGSGAGWADFLLGDVQSWGAANSPLFGGRQKSPQVFVQDDIKLRPNLTVNVGLRYQIQEGWKEVHNRMGDFDPTIYNTLSGNNGAMWFSPANHRTQAQANVYTGLLPRLGFAYTLPHDTVLRGGWGMYTSPWSVDQYGNAKGVGYSESGNAQDQTNGVSPVTTLSGPGVLYGTSTPLPYVQASTSPTAYNGQNTPNYDPYHTPLTYLYSWSLGVEHDFGSGTVAQVAYVGKHGANMQFKGDINQVPVQNLSPNDNPAGRPYPQYQSIGGSTFNAISNYNSLQAQINRRLSKGIAFSAAYTWSKFLDDMDVSPFNGQGGTVNYQNFHDPRSNYAPSNFDIRNSLKSSLIYQLPFGVGRRWVNKNGFLDRAVGGWQISAIVINQGGNPFTVTYNGPNNSYSQAGSWYPNVLRPSQKIHKNVSEWYDPTAYVVAANGTFGNSGRNSLRAPGVDTTNLSLGKTFQFTEQIGLQFRADASNVFNHPAFGAPDGNFNDPVNLSTPGRPQGAGTISSTTVGGRNMQLSARISF, from the coding sequence ATGTTGGGTTCTGTCGTGTGGGCCCATGCGCAGAGCTCAGCCACAGGAGAGATTCGCGGCACGATCACCGACGCCACCGGGGCAGTCATCCCGAAGGCTACAGTTTCCGTAGCTAACGTAAATACTGGCGTGAGTAAGGTGTTTACAACGAACAACAGCGGGTTGTTCGATACGGTTTCGACTCCGAATGGACAATACACGGTGACGGTCAGCGCGCCGGGATTTCAGACCCTGGTCTTAGGACCCATTACGTTGGATGTCGGCGTCATCACCTTAAATGGTCACCTGAAGGTAGGTAGCCAGACGCAGCAGGTTGAAGTTCGCGCCGATGATGTCGAGCTTCTCCAGACCGAAAGCGGAGAACAGTCCACCACCCTTGACGAGAAAACGATGCAGCAACTTCCTCAGGTAGGTCAGGATTGGGCCAACTTTACCATCCTCCTTGCCGGCAGTGCGGGTGCAGCTTCCGCAAACGGAGTGACGAATCCGGGCGCTGCGGTTTCGCTCAATGGCAGCATGCCTTTCAGCGGCAACTTCCTCTCCGACGGTGGATCCGTCACGAATCCACACAGCGCCGATGTGGAGACGGACACATTCGATACCGTAGCAGAAGTCGATATCCAGGATTCGAATTTCTCGGCGCAGTATGGCATTGGAGGAGTGGTCTTTAACCAGATAACGAAAGGTGGGACGAACAAGTTTCATGGCTCAGGCTACGAACATTTTCAAAACGATGCGCTGAATGCGCGCTCCTACTTCAATGCTCCTGGCCAGCCCCTTCCGCCGCTGCGTTTTCATCAATTCGGCGGATCGATCGGCGGACCTATCTGGCGCAACAAGCTCTTCTTCTTCTTCAACTATGACAAAACGATCGATAACAGCTCGTACAGCGGCTTTGTGAGCATGCCCACCGATCAGATGAAGGGAATCAATACTTCGAACGGGCAGTTCGACCTGACCCAGTTGATGCCGCTCGAAGCGAATGGCAATCCGATCCCGCTAACGGACAGCAACGGGAACACGATCACGAATCCCTGTACTGGCAACACGGTGTATCAGGGCGAAATCTTTGACCCTACAACGCAGACCTCGGTCAATGGGCAGATGTGCCGCTTTCCCTATGCAACCGATAATGTCATTCCAGCGAATAAAATCGATCCCGTTGCTTCGAAGATGATGAAGTACTTTCCGCGTCCTAACCAAGACACCAGCCTCGGTATTAATGGCGACTATTACTACGTCGTGCGGACACCATATCCGTCGACCCGCATTTATGGCCGCATCGATTATGACTTCAACTCGAAGAACCGCCTGACGTCCTCTATTGCCGTGCGTGATGCGAATTCTCCGGTCTATTCGGAATGGACCTGCCCTATAGCCTGCTATAGCGACGACACTTCGGACTATTCGAGCCAGACGTCCGATGTATGGTCGATCAGTTCAACTTTCGTGAACGAATTCCGGTTTAGCTTCAACCGTCAAGGAAGCTTTCTTACACCTTATTCACTTGGCCTGGGCATACCGGCGTCGCTCGCGTTGCAGTATGCCAAAGCAGATGTCTTCCCGAATATCAGCATAACCGGCAACATCTGCTGCGATTCGCCTTATGCCGGGACAAACACAATCTACGCGCAAAATGTCTTTCAGCCTTCCGATGTGGTCACCCTCATACGCGGCAAGCACGTACTGCACTTCGGGGGCGAGTTGATCATGTTGCAGGACAATTCAACAGCCTGGGGCAATGTTGATGCCGGAGATTTCGGTTTTTCAGGGCAATATACGCAGGCAAGCCTTGATGCTACCGGCAGCGGCGCAGGATGGGCTGATTTTCTGCTGGGGGACGTGCAAAGCTGGGGTGCGGCGAATTCGCCCCTGTTTGGTGGCCGGCAGAAGAGCCCGCAGGTCTTTGTCCAGGACGATATCAAACTGCGTCCGAACCTTACAGTGAATGTGGGGCTGCGTTACCAGATTCAGGAGGGATGGAAAGAAGTTCACAATCGTATGGGTGACTTCGATCCGACTATTTACAACACGCTGTCCGGTAATAACGGCGCCATGTGGTTCTCACCAGCCAACCACCGCACACAGGCGCAGGCCAACGTATACACCGGATTGCTACCGCGCCTTGGATTTGCATATACGTTACCGCACGATACGGTTCTGCGCGGCGGCTGGGGCATGTATACCTCCCCATGGAGTGTGGACCAGTATGGAAATGCGAAGGGTGTGGGTTACAGCGAATCCGGAAATGCCCAAGACCAAACCAATGGTGTGAGTCCGGTGACAACCCTCTCGGGCCCCGGGGTTCTGTATGGCACATCAACACCCCTCCCATATGTTCAGGCGTCGACTTCCCCGACAGCTTATAACGGGCAAAACACGCCAAACTACGATCCCTATCACACACCGCTTACATATCTCTACTCATGGTCTCTCGGCGTTGAACACGATTTTGGATCCGGCACAGTTGCGCAGGTAGCGTATGTAGGCAAACACGGCGCCAACATGCAATTCAAAGGAGACATCAACCAGGTACCAGTGCAGAACCTCTCGCCTAATGACAACCCTGCCGGGAGACCATATCCGCAGTATCAGTCCATTGGAGGCAGCACCTTTAACGCGATCTCGAATTACAATTCGCTCCAAGCGCAGATTAATCGCCGTCTGAGCAAAGGCATCGCATTCAGCGCGGCTTATACCTGGTCGAAGTTTCTCGATGATATGGACGTCTCACCGTTCAATGGGCAGGGAGGTACGGTTAACTATCAGAACTTCCACGATCCAAGAAGTAACTATGCGCCTTCGAATTTCGATATTCGCAACTCCCTGAAGAGCAGCTTGATTTACCAACTGCCTTTCGGCGTTGGCCGCAGGTGGGTCAACAAGAATGGCTTTCTCGACAGGGCTGTTGGCGGATGGCAGATTTCGGCGATTGTGATCAATCAGGGCGGTAATCCTTTTACCGTGACCTACAACGGTCCGAACAACTCGTATTCGCAGGCGGGCTCGTGGTATCCGAATGTATTGCGGCCATCGCAGAAGATTCACAAAAACGTCAGCGAGTGGTATGACCCAACCGCATACGTGGTAGCTGCTAACGGCACATTTGGCAACTCGGGCCGTAATTCGCTGCGAGCGCCGGGTGTGGATACGACGAACCTTTCTCTCGGCAAGACCTTCCAGTTTACCGAGCAGATCGGATTGCAGTTCCGTGCCGATGCCTCGAACGTCTTCAACCATCCAGCATTTGGCGCTCCCGATGGCAACTTCAACGACCCCGTGAACCTGTCCACGCCGGGAAGGCCTCAGGGTGCTGGAACCATCAGCAGTACAACGGTAGGTGGCCGCAATATGCAGCTCAGCGCGCGCATATCGTTCTGA
- a CDS encoding YncE family protein — MKAVKLHRSTTALSCILMFCAVFICLLGSNAAAADVSGRLITSAAIAINPATHKVYAVDEEHNAVIVTDEYTGLTNKVAVDKSPIALAVLPALNRVYVVNTDSNSISVIDGRRDVVIATIRGGSHPYTIAANRKTNQVYVTYTYDHILTVIDGITDAASTMKTGSADGIVIDEKTNTLFLTTYEDPNIRIVNASTGKVQKVLVGGHIWGMVFDTTASRLYLAHTSTADVLSLDEKTLRIAKIPVGHIPCALAFNPITRRLYAVNYGDHTLSVIDTDAARAVKELGVGDHPQAVITDDRRNRIYVANVHGNSVTVVDGSKNVVIETYQAGNHPYALAVDENTSQVYAAIYGDSASIRVDTTPVSR; from the coding sequence ATGAAGGCTGTCAAATTACATCGCAGCACAACGGCTCTCTCTTGCATTCTGATGTTTTGCGCCGTCTTCATATGTCTGCTGGGTAGTAACGCAGCCGCAGCGGATGTTTCGGGACGATTGATCACTAGCGCAGCCATTGCGATAAACCCGGCGACACATAAGGTCTATGCGGTCGATGAAGAGCATAACGCTGTGATTGTTACCGACGAATACACAGGTCTAACCAACAAAGTCGCAGTAGACAAAAGCCCAATTGCGCTTGCTGTTCTACCTGCTCTTAATCGGGTATACGTCGTAAATACGGATAGCAATTCGATCAGCGTGATCGACGGAAGGCGGGACGTTGTCATTGCCACGATCCGGGGCGGTTCTCATCCATACACGATTGCCGCCAACCGGAAAACGAATCAGGTATATGTGACCTATACCTATGACCACATTCTAACTGTGATCGATGGGATAACGGATGCTGCAAGCACTATGAAAACAGGCAGCGCCGACGGCATCGTGATTGATGAGAAGACCAATACGCTATTTCTGACAACCTATGAGGATCCAAATATCAGAATCGTTAATGCCTCAACTGGAAAAGTGCAAAAAGTTCTAGTCGGAGGGCATATTTGGGGCATGGTTTTCGATACGACTGCATCTCGCCTGTATCTTGCCCACACGTCAACCGCCGATGTGCTCAGCCTTGACGAGAAAACGTTGCGGATAGCCAAAATTCCAGTGGGACATATACCGTGCGCACTGGCCTTCAACCCAATCACCCGTAGGCTCTATGCAGTAAATTATGGAGATCATACTTTGAGCGTGATCGACACAGATGCAGCCAGGGCTGTGAAAGAGCTTGGGGTAGGCGATCATCCGCAGGCGGTTATTACGGATGATCGCAGAAACCGCATCTATGTTGCCAACGTGCATGGTAACAGCGTGACAGTTGTCGATGGTTCAAAGAATGTTGTCATCGAAACGTATCAGGCAGGTAACCACCCGTATGCGCTTGCAGTTGATGAAAATACATCACAAGTGTATGCAGCGATCTACGGGGACTCCGCTTCGATTCGAGTAGATACGACGCCTGTTTCTCGATAG